Sequence from the Terriglobales bacterium genome:
GGATCGGCGTTCAACGAACTGCAGCCGAGCATGGAACGCATCTTGTCTTCGGCCTGGTCCACGCTCAAGCGGGCGGCAGCGACCACGCGGGCAATGTCTTTGTCGATCAGCTTCTGCCGTTGTGCGGCCATGTCACCGTTCCAGCCCATGCCGGAACCGAAGCGCGCCACCGCACCGTCGTCGGGGCTGAGGATGAATTCGATGTAGGACACGTGCTCGCGGCCGGCACGCGCGACCGCCTCGGCCAGCATCTCTCCCATGTGATCGTGCTTGGCGAGGGAGAATTTGCCGAAGGTATCGAAGAAATGATCGTGACCGGAGCGATCGTTTTCACCGGGCGTGAATTGACGCATCGACCAGGCATCCACGATGTCACGGTAGAGAACGGGATCGGCGAACGCGCGCGCCGCCGGCACCTGTCCCTTGGCTTCATCGCAGCCCGGCTTCTGAGCATCGGGGGACTTCTCCGGGGAAACCGCGCGCAGGGTCTTCCGCTCGACGCAGAGATTATCGTGCACGGCGAAGTTGATGAAGGACTCCCCATAGATGGCCCCGGTGAGGTGGTTGTGCAGGTCGGCGCCTTTCGGCAACTGCTGCACAAAATCCAACAGCAATAAGGGCTGCTTGCGGATGGAGTCGAGGTAGCGCTCGGTGCGCTGCTCATTGTCGGAAGTCGGCGGCGCCGTTTCTCGGGCCGGGCTGCGCGGCGGATGTTGAGGCCTGGCGGTGGACTGCTGTCCGGCGGCGAGGGTCGCGATCAATAACAACAGAAGAGAGTGCCAGCAGCGGCTCAAGAATTCACCTCGGAAAAAGTGAACAGGATTGTAGCGCCGGAATAGCGCAAGAGCGAAGCGTTCTCGCCGATTGGTTACAATCATCTGCTCATGCGCCGGCGGTTGGCCATTCTGTTCCTGGTGTGTCTCCTGCCGGATGCGGCGGGATACGGCCAGACGTCGCGGACAGGCGGAAGCGTAGCCGGTTTCATCCGCGACAGCACCGGCGCGGCCATTGCCGGCGCCCAGATCTTGCTGCGCAATCTGGCCACCGGCTACCAGCGCGAATTTCGCAGCGACGAGCACGGCACGTTTCATGCATTCGATCTGCCGCTGGGGGAGTTCGAGTTGCGCGCCGAAGCACCCGGCTTTGCTCCCTACTTTCACCGTGGTCTCAGCATTTCGATCGGGCAGACGGTGCACCTGCAGGTGCGGTTGGCGCCCGCCGCCGAATCCCGCACGGTGACGGTCACCGGACAGCCGCCTCCATTGGACACTTCGCAGCCCACCACCACCACGACCGTGGACACTGAACGGATTGAAGAGCTGCCGGTGGTCAGCCGCAGCTACCTGAACTTCGTCTTGCTGGCGCCGGGGGTCACCCCGACCGAGCGCCAGCACCCGCCCAACACACACTCTCAATTGCCAGACAGCGGTTTCAGTTTTGGCGGTCTTCGCCCGCGAAGCAACAATTTGTCCATCGATGGCGTGGACAACAATGACGAGTACACCGGCGCCGGCCGCACGGAGCTATCGCTGGAGACCATCCGCGAGTTCCAGGTGGTGAACAATGGCCTGTCGGCGGAATCGGGCGGGGCGTCAGGCGGGTCGATCAACGTGGTCACGCGAAGCGGCGCCAACATTTATCATGGCGACGCTTTCATTTTTGTCCAGAACGGTTCGTTGAACGCGCGGCCAGCGTTCGAGGAGGGGCCCGGCAAGCCCGACTTGTCGCGCTATCGCATCGGCGGCGCGCTCGGCGGTCCGCTGCGCCGCGACCGGACATTCTTCTACACCGCCTTTGAACAGGAACACGCGCGCGGCCAGACGGCCAGCGACGTCAGCTCGCAGGCGATTGCGGCGATCAATGCGCTCCTCGCCACCGGGGCCTATCCCGCGCTGGCGACGCGAAGGCTCGCCGCGTCATGGTCCCCAACCGCGCGCGCCGAAACCGAACTCTCCGCCAGACTGGATCACCAATTGAGCCCGCATCATTCCCTGATGCTGCGCTACTCGTTCACCAATAACCGCGTGGCGAACGACGGTTTCAACACCGGCGGCCTGACCGACGTGAGCGCGCGCGGCTCCGCTTTCACCAAAGATCACGTGCTGGTTGGCTCGCTGGCGTCGGTTTTCAGCAGCAGCGCAGTGAACGATTTGCGCTTTCAGTTGGCCACCCGCCGGGTGGTCTCCGGCACCGCGGACGCTACCGGGCCGAACATCGAGATTCCAGGGGTGGTGAATTTTGGGCGTCCCTATGAGGGCAACAGCGCGCGGCACGAGAACCACTACCAGGTCAGCGACAGCATCACCTTTACGAAAGGCCGCCACCTGCTGAAAATCGGGGCGACGGTGAATCGCATACGCCTGCGCGCCTCCGTCCCGGATGGCTTCGGTGGCCTGTACATTTTTCCCGACTTGCAGTCATTCTTCGCAGGACAGCCTGATGAGTACCGCCAGGGCTTTGGCAGTCCCCGCAGCGACTTTCCGGTCACCGCGACCGGCGCATTCCTGCAGGACCATTGGACGGCAACTCGCGGCCTGGCGGTGGACGCTGGCATCCGTTATGACTTCGAACATTTGCCCGCAGGCTTCAACCAGGACACCAACAATTTCAGCCCGCGCATCGGCTTGGCATACTCGCCTGCGCCCACTTGGGTCATGCGCTCCGGCTACGGGGTCTTTTTCGATCGCTACCTGCTGGCAGCGGTCAACCGCGCCCTTGACCGCAATGGCATCGGCTCGTTCGAACTGGTGGCGGAGGGGAGCGACGCACAACGCTTTTTCTCCGCAGCCGCTCTGAATCCGCCGGCAGCAATGCCAATCCCGCCCTCGATCTACACGGCGGATCCGCGCCTTGCCGATTCCTACAGCCAGCAGGCAAACCTGGGAGTCGAGCACCTGATCTCGAGTAACTGGACCGCGGGGGCCAACTTTCTTGTTGCGCGCGGGGTGAAGCTGTCGCGGACCGTGACCATCAATCTGCCGCCGCCGCTGGTGCTCACTGCTTCCAACGCAGCGATGCTGGGTTTCAGCGTGCCTCCCCCGCAAGCGATTGGACGCGAAGTATTCCCGCCGGAAAGAATGAATCCATTCTTTGGCGCCATCTACGAATGGCAGAATCGTGCCTCCTCCACCTACCAGGGCTTGTCGCTCGCGCTGAACCGCCGGTTGGCCAACGAAATTGAATTCTCGGCCGCCTACACACTGTCCAAGACCATCGATGACGCTTCCGACTTCAACGAGCAGCCGCAAAACACCTACGACATTCGGGCGGAGCGCGCCTTCTCCGGATTCGACCAGCGCCACCGGTTTGCCTTCAGCGGCCTCTTCGATCTGCCATTCGGCGATGAAGACGAAGGTGCAGCCGGTCGACCTGGCAAACTGGCGGCGGTTTTCGGCAATGTCGAGATCGCGCCCATCCTGTCGATCGGCAGCGGCCACCCGGTAAATCCGTTGGTTGGCACCGACATTAACCGAAACTTCGCTCTGCCAGTTTCCTCGCGTCCGCTGGGCATGGCCCGAAATTCACTTCGCCTGCCCACCAACGCCGAACTCGATCTCCGCATCTTGAAACTGTTCAAACTCACCGAGCACGGGCATCTGGACCTGGTCGCCGAGTTCTTCAACCTGGTCAACCGCGTCAACATCAGCGGAATCAATCCCTATTTCGGGGCGGGAACGCTGCCGGCAAACTCGTTTGCCCGACCCATCGATGCCTTGAACCCGCGCCAGGTGCAGTTTTCGCTGGATTTCGAATTCTGAACGAGCTTCATCTCCCCACCGTTCCGGCGCTGGTATCATGCTGGACGAACATTCAGGGATGGCAGCCATGGAAATTTCCGAAGTCAAAGAGTTGCAGGAAGTCTCCGCCGAAGCGCGCACCCGCAATGACAAACGCATCGGAATGACGATGGCAGTGATTGCCGTGTTTTTGGCAATTTCAACCATGCTGGGGCATCGCACGCATACCGAGTCGGTCCTGCTGCAGACCCGAGCCACCGACCAGTGGGCGTTTTACCAGGCGAAGAACATCCGCGCCCACATGTACGAAGCGAACTCCGAGATGGTCGCGGCTTTGGGCGGCGCGCAAGGGGCAAAGCTGGCAGAAGACTTCAAGACACGCGGTGAAAAGCAGCGCGCAGACGCGGAAAAAATCCGCACCGACGCGGAAAAACTGGAAGCGGAAACGCAGGCGACGGAGAATAAGGCGACGCACTACAACTTGGGGGAGATCTTTTTCGAAATCGGCATTGTGCTCTGCTCCATCTCCCTGCTGACAGCGTCGCCGCTG
This genomic interval carries:
- a CDS encoding TonB-dependent receptor, yielding MRRRLAILFLVCLLPDAAGYGQTSRTGGSVAGFIRDSTGAAIAGAQILLRNLATGYQREFRSDEHGTFHAFDLPLGEFELRAEAPGFAPYFHRGLSISIGQTVHLQVRLAPAAESRTVTVTGQPPPLDTSQPTTTTTVDTERIEELPVVSRSYLNFVLLAPGVTPTERQHPPNTHSQLPDSGFSFGGLRPRSNNLSIDGVDNNDEYTGAGRTELSLETIREFQVVNNGLSAESGGASGGSINVVTRSGANIYHGDAFIFVQNGSLNARPAFEEGPGKPDLSRYRIGGALGGPLRRDRTFFYTAFEQEHARGQTASDVSSQAIAAINALLATGAYPALATRRLAASWSPTARAETELSARLDHQLSPHHSLMLRYSFTNNRVANDGFNTGGLTDVSARGSAFTKDHVLVGSLASVFSSSAVNDLRFQLATRRVVSGTADATGPNIEIPGVVNFGRPYEGNSARHENHYQVSDSITFTKGRHLLKIGATVNRIRLRASVPDGFGGLYIFPDLQSFFAGQPDEYRQGFGSPRSDFPVTATGAFLQDHWTATRGLAVDAGIRYDFEHLPAGFNQDTNNFSPRIGLAYSPAPTWVMRSGYGVFFDRYLLAAVNRALDRNGIGSFELVAEGSDAQRFFSAAALNPPAAMPIPPSIYTADPRLADSYSQQANLGVEHLISSNWTAGANFLVARGVKLSRTVTINLPPPLVLTASNAAMLGFSVPPPQAIGREVFPPERMNPFFGAIYEWQNRASSTYQGLSLALNRRLANEIEFSAAYTLSKTIDDASDFNEQPQNTYDIRAERAFSGFDQRHRFAFSGLFDLPFGDEDEGAAGRPGKLAAVFGNVEIAPILSIGSGHPVNPLVGTDINRNFALPVSSRPLGMARNSLRLPTNAELDLRILKLFKLTEHGHLDLVAEFFNLVNRVNISGINPYFGAGTLPANSFARPIDALNPRQVQFSLDFEF
- a CDS encoding DUF4337 domain-containing protein, with translation MEISEVKELQEVSAEARTRNDKRIGMTMAVIAVFLAISTMLGHRTHTESVLLQTRATDQWAFYQAKNIRAHMYEANSEMVAALGGAQGAKLAEDFKTRGEKQRADAEKIRTDAEKLEAETQATENKATHYNLGEIFFEIGIVLCSISLLTASPLFWRLSFLSTAVGIVIAARGAMLH